In Passer domesticus isolate bPasDom1 chromosome 9, bPasDom1.hap1, whole genome shotgun sequence, a genomic segment contains:
- the LOC135307615 gene encoding TOG array regulator of axonemal microtubules protein 2-like, whose protein sequence is MKELCHQWRQLSGQALLDVTERITVLVEWAHARSPEAVERYALPVLWSCLENKALPVRSANVCPVVTKLACALCEALGSQIIKFADSTPPHVQENLNSLLGW, encoded by the exons ATGAAAGAGCTCTGCCACCAATGGAGACAActgagtggccaagctctgctggatgtcacgGAACGTATCACAG TGCTTGTGGAATGGGctcatgccaggagccctgaagCGGTCGAGCGCtacgccctgcccgtgctctggtcctgcctggagaacaaggcgctgccTGTGCGAAGCGCCAACGTCTGCCCTGTGGTCACCAAGCTGGCCTGTGCCCTCTGCGAGGCACTGGGCAGCCAGATCATTAAGTTTGCTGACAGCACACCTCCACACGTGCAGGAAAACCTCAACAGCCTTCTGGGCTGGTGA